Within the Chitinispirillales bacterium genome, the region GCATTATATACATAAACGATATGGAAATATCTTGCTGGCAGATGGTTTCGGAGGCAATCGGCAAATATGATGCTTCTTTCGGAGCGATCTCGGTCGTTGTTTTTCGCAGCGGCGATATTATTGATTTATCCGTAATTCCGAAGTACAGCGATGAAAACAAACGCTATTTAATCGGAATTTCAATGGCAAATCCAAGCGCTTCGATAAAAAAATATTCGTTTGAAAAATCGTTAAAACTTGCATACGGAGACTGCATAAAATATTCGGTTTTAATTTTTGATACTATGAAGAAACTTTTGACACTCGTAGTCTCTCCGCAGTACCTGTCGGGACCTGTTGGAATAATGCAAATGTCGGGCGCCGCGGCTCAAAGCGGCTTATCGTCGCTTTTGCAGCTCTTGGCGCTGATAGGAATAAACTTGGGGATATTAAATTTAATGCCGCTTGTGATTACCGACGGAGGGGTGCTTTCTCTTTTGCTGATAGAGGCTATAACACGTAAGCAGATTCCGTTTAAAGTTCGTGAAAAGTTGACTGTGGTTTTTACCGTAGGATTTCTGTGTTTGGCTGTTTTTGTAACATTCGCGGATATTATGAGATTCGATACGATTGAGAAATTGCTGAAATAGGAGTATGGTATGGGGGTTCTTTCAAGATTATTCGAAGGAATGTCAAAAACAAGGAATAAAATAGCGCAGACAGCCGGAGATTTGGGAAAAGAAATTTCCGACGATTTTTACGAGTTATTAGAAGATGCGTTAATTTGCGCAGATGTCGGCGCTGACGTTTCGGCGGATTTGGTGAAAAAATTACGGGAAGAAGTCGCGATTATGGACTACAAATATACAAAAGACGCTTATGAATTATTTAAGAAAATCGTTGCCCGTGAATTGCTTATTGTGAAACCGCCGGAAGAATTTCCACCGAAACCCTGGACGATTTTGGTCGTTGGAGTGAACGGCGTCGGGAAAACGACTACCATAGGAAAATTGGCGAAAGAATTTCGCAGCGATAGCAAGAGCGTTATGCTGGCTGCGGCTGATACTTTTCGCGCGGGAGCGATAGAACAATTAAAAATATGGTCGCAAAAGTCTGACTGCGATTTTATTTCGCAGCACGACGGGAGCGATGCGGCTTCGGTCGTGTTTGACGCGATGGGCGCTGCAAAAAAACGCGGTACCGACGTTTTAATAATTGACACGGCCGGTCGGCTTCACAATAAAACAAATTTGATGAACGAATTGGAAAAAATAGTACGAGTTCTCAAAAAAGCAAACCCCTGTACCCCTAACGAAGTACTTTTGGTCGTTGATGCGACCACGGGGCAAAATGCGGTAAATCAGGCTAAAGTTTTCAACGAAACCGTGCATTTGACCGGCTTTGTGATAACCAAACTTGACGGTACGGCAAAGGGCGGAATTGCAATTTCGCTAACGAAACGATTCGGCATTCCAATACAAAAAATCGGTGTGGGAGAGGGGATTGACGACTTGCAAAAATTCGTTCCTGAAGATTATGCGGAGGCAATGCTTGGCGAGTTGGAATAAATGTGTCTTTACAAAATAGAGCAAGTGCGTGTTTCGGTCGATTTTACCCAAAACTCGCTCATGAATAAAATTGTAAGGATTTTGCAAATTTTTCCGAATGATATAATTTATGTAAAAGTTTTAAGCAAATCCTTGGATGCGCGAAAAAAACCGCCGGTGAACGTTGTTTCTGTGGAAATTTCGCTTAAAAAGCCTCTTATAAAAAACTTCAAATTTGTAAAGTCGATAGAAAGTTCAAAACCGCCTTTTGATTTCAAAATATATAAAAATATCACTCGCCCCGTGATAATAGGGTTTGGTCCTGCGGGAATTTCTGCGGCGTATTTTCTTTCGAAAGCGGGACAAAAACCGATTGTTTTTGAACGGGGCGGACAAATTGCAAAGAGACAAAAGGATGTGGACGCTTTTTGGGACTATGGGATTTTGGACAAAGAATCGAACGTCCTTTTCGGTGAAGGGGGCGCCGGACTTTTTTCGGACGGAAAACTGACTTCGCGAAGTAAAGACGTTGAAAACAGAAAGATATTTTTGGAAATGCTTGTGCGGCACGGAGCGGACAAATCTGTTCTGACCGACATGCGTGCACACATAGGAACGGATGCCTTGGCAAAAGTATTGGCGTCTATCCGTAACGAGATTCTGGAATTTGGCGGTGAAATAAATTTTGATAAAAAATTGACGGATATTAAGATTTCTCAAAAGAAACTTATTGGAATTTTTATAAACGGTGAATTTTTTGAGACGCAAAACGCAATATTGGCGATAGGGCATTCCGCACGCGGCACTTGCAAAACGCTTGAAAAATATTTAACCGTTGAAGCAAAACCGTTTGCGATAGGCGTTCGCGTAGAATTTGAACAGGAAATAATAAATCGTTTACGATATGGAAATTTCACAAAAAATCTTTCACCGGCGAGTTATGCGTTAACTTTTAGACGAAAAAATCCTTTGACTATGCGTGCGTGTTATACTTTTTGTATGTGCCCCGGCGGTCGAGTTATCGCTTGTTCGGCGCGAAAAGGGTTTCTTTCTACCAACGGAATGAGTTATTCTCAAAGAAATTTGCGTTTTGGAAACGCGGCGTTTTTGATTCCGGTCAATCCCGGCGATTTTTTGGAAAACGGCAAAAGCGCGCTTGATTGCGCGGTCGGTTTTTTGGAAAATA harbors:
- the ftsY gene encoding signal recognition particle-docking protein FtsY, with protein sequence MGVLSRLFEGMSKTRNKIAQTAGDLGKEISDDFYELLEDALICADVGADVSADLVKKLREEVAIMDYKYTKDAYELFKKIVARELLIVKPPEEFPPKPWTILVVGVNGVGKTTTIGKLAKEFRSDSKSVMLAAADTFRAGAIEQLKIWSQKSDCDFISQHDGSDAASVVFDAMGAAKKRGTDVLIIDTAGRLHNKTNLMNELEKIVRVLKKANPCTPNEVLLVVDATTGQNAVNQAKVFNETVHLTGFVITKLDGTAKGGIAISLTKRFGIPIQKIGVGEGIDDLQKFVPEDYAEAMLGELE